From the Thermococcus sp. 18S1 genome, one window contains:
- a CDS encoding S-methyl-5'-thioadenosine phosphorylase: MPRIGIIGGSGVYGVFEPKETVKVHTPYGRPSAPVEIGEIEGVEVAFIPRHGKHHEFPPHEVPYRANIWALKELGVERVIGVTAVGSLREEYKPGDIVITDQFIDFTKKRDYTFYNGPRVAHVSMADPFCPEMRKIFYETAKELGFPVHEKGTYVCIEGPRFSTRAESFMFRQYAHIIGMTLVPEINLARELGMCYANIATVTDYDVWAEEPVDAQEVLKVMAENNYKVQELLKKAIPRIPEERKCGCADVLKSMFV; the protein is encoded by the coding sequence ATGCCGAGGATAGGTATTATAGGTGGTTCGGGCGTTTACGGCGTCTTCGAGCCGAAAGAAACCGTGAAGGTCCACACTCCCTACGGCAGGCCTTCGGCTCCAGTGGAAATAGGCGAAATCGAGGGTGTTGAGGTCGCCTTCATACCCAGGCACGGCAAGCACCACGAGTTCCCGCCGCACGAGGTTCCCTACCGGGCCAACATCTGGGCGCTCAAGGAGCTTGGCGTCGAGAGGGTTATCGGCGTTACTGCCGTCGGCTCGCTCCGCGAGGAGTACAAGCCCGGTGACATAGTCATAACCGACCAGTTCATCGACTTCACAAAGAAAAGGGACTACACCTTCTACAACGGCCCGCGCGTGGCCCACGTCTCGATGGCCGATCCCTTCTGCCCCGAGATGAGGAAAATCTTCTACGAGACCGCCAAGGAGCTCGGCTTCCCGGTTCACGAGAAGGGCACCTACGTCTGTATCGAGGGGCCGAGGTTCTCAACGCGCGCTGAGAGCTTCATGTTCAGGCAGTACGCCCACATAATCGGCATGACTCTCGTTCCGGAGATAAACCTCGCGCGCGAGCTGGGCATGTGCTACGCGAACATTGCAACTGTTACCGACTACGACGTCTGGGCTGAGGAGCCAGTTGACGCCCAGGAAGTTCTCAAGGTCATGGCCGAGAACAACTACAAGGTCCAGGAACTGCTCAAGAAGGCCATCCCACGCATCCCTGAGGAGAGGAAGTGCGGCTGCGCCGACGTGTTGAAGAGCATGTTTGTGTGA